In the genome of Dyadobacter fermentans DSM 18053, the window GCCCGAATCTGTGCAGGCCTTTCCGGACGGGGAAGCTTTTCTGGATATTTATAAAAAAGCCGGTTTCATTAATACCAAATGCATATCACTTACCTTCGGGATCTGTTCAATTTACGTCGGACACAAGTAATTATAGGCATTCTGGCGCTGCTGTTGGCGGCTCAGGAGGCGCATTCTCAGGGCATCGGATACCGTCGCAAGCACCTCGAATACTACGACGATAAGCCGATCCATTACGGTATTCTTTTCGCGGTGCCGTTCACCCGCTTCAACATCAAGCACAGCAACGATTTTGTGACGAAGGACACGGCATTCGTGATCGAATCGCCCAGAAACGCGGCATTCCGCATGGGTTTTACGATCAATGCATATTTAAACGAGCATTTTGACCTGCGCACGACGCCGTCCGTTTCACTTTACGAGCGGCATGTGAAGTTCAGATATCCCAACGGCACCGATCGCACCGAAAAGCGGGAGTCGACGTGGATCGAAATCCCGCTCTTGCTAAAATACAAATCCGTCCGAAGGGTCAACTCGCGCATGTACATGGTCGCAGGGGTAACGTTGGGTTTGGAAACGAACGTGAAACGCAACCGTGGAGGGGGTGTGGGCGCACTGGATACTAAGTCAAGCGACTTTTCGATCGACTACGGCATCGGCTACGAGCAATTTTTCGAGTTCTTCAAATTCGCGCCGGAGCTGCGTTTTTCGCACGGATTGACAAACATGCTGGTGCCTGGAAAAAATTCTGTCGGAAATGGCATCAGCCGTATGCGGACGCACACGGTAACGCTGTATTTAAATTTCGAATAGCGTATCCTGGTTATCAGCACGTTAAAAAATATTTGAAATTTTTTTTCAAGAATATTTGCAGAGTTCAATTTAGTCGCACATATTTGCACTCCCAAACGACGAGAAAACAAAAGAAAAAAGAAAGGGAGTTTAGCTCAGTTGGTTCAGAGCATCTGCCTTACAAGCAGAGGGTCGGGGGTTCGAATCCCTCAACTCCCACGAAAGCACCGAGAAATCGGTGCTTTTTTAGTTTCTAGCTCAGTTGGTTCAGAGGATCTGGGATCAAACCCAAAACTTGTGGAGCATATATGATTTTGGATCAGTCCGAAAACTTGGGGGGCGGTGAAAAAAGTAGTTGTTTTGCAGTGAATCAATATTGAATGCATTGCAAGAGTCTTATTTAGCCCTAGTCCGCTTCCTGTTACCTGAGGGTATCCTCGATTATTTCGAACTTTCCAAAATCGTTGAAGGCCTCACTGGTCTGCATATCTACCTGGAAGAAAAGAATCTTCCTCCTTCCGAGTACAAAGATCAAAAATTAGAGTCGAAGGGCTTCCTGCCCGAGATTTACATCCAAGATTTTCCCATTCGCAATCAGAAGGTTACACTTTGCATTAAGCGTCGGCGCTGGGAAGTCAAGGATACGGGTGAGATTATCAGCAGAGATTGGAATGTTGTGCAACAGGGGACTCGGATGACCAAAGAGTTCGCTGACTTTTTAAAAACAATGTATTGATAATAATCCTGTTAGTTGTTCTCAGTTAGGCAAATACTTTCATCTTGACGGCAAGCAGCTTCAACAGCAGTATAAAGACCATATAAGCGACTACAAAGACTGGGATCAACGCGAGCATGCTGCTGACTGGCTGTTGTACCCTGAGAACACCGGTCCGTATTTAAGCATTGACGAGACCTCTCTTTCCAACGGAGAGCTTTACACTATTGTGACCAATAAAGCAACCAAGGGGCGAAAAGGCTCATTGGTGGCTATGGTCAAAGGCACGCAAGCCAGCTCTGTCATCGAGGTTTTGAGAAAGATTCCCAAGCGCATCCGCGGCAAAGTACGGGAAGTGACGCTGGACATGGCCGCCAACATGGGGTTGATAGTCAGTCGATGCTTTCCGAAGGCGTCAAAGGTTATTGATCGTTTCCATGTCCAGAAACTAGCCTTTGATGCAGTACAAGAAATTAGGATACAACATCGGTGGCGGGCTTTGGATCAAGAAAATCAAGCTATTGAAGAGGCCAGACAATCCGGTTTGGCATATCAGCCCGAGATTCTTTCTAATGGCGATACTCTTAAACAGCTGCTAGTCAGGAGCAGGTACTTGCTTTTCAAGCATCATGAAAAATGGACCTTCTCACAGGTCCAGCGTTCCCGGCTACTTTTTGAACGTTACCCACTTATCGAGCAGGCTTACAAGCTCGCAACAGGCTTAGGAACCGTTTTTCGGGTTTGCAAGTCCAAAGAGCAGGCATTTAAAAAGCTGGCGCTCTGGTACAATCAGGTAGAAGATTGCGGCCTGGATTCTTTCAAAACTGTGGCCAGGTCCATTCAAACGCATTATCTGGACATCCTAAACTGCTTCAATAACAGGAGCACCAACGCTTCAGCTGAATCATTCAATGCGAAGATCAAGGCTTTTAGGTCATCTTCCAGAGGCGTGAGGGATATTCAATTCTTCCTATTCAGGCTTACCAAACTCTATGCTTAACTTCCCCCCAAGAATTCTGCTTGATCCATGATTTTTCTAGGTTTGTATATTTAATAAACCTAGTCTGTTTTGGAGAGTTTCCTGCCTATTATTCCGTTTCTACTACCAGAGTTCATCCTCGAAAATTTTGAATTAACCTCCATCGACCGGCAGGACGGTGTATTTCATGTGCATATCGACGAGAAGAATGCAGATGAGAATGACCCGGAAAGGAAGAACCTGCTCTCCAAGGGCTTTTTTCCGACAATTACTGTTCAGGATTTCCCAATTCGGGGCCATAAGGTCTTTCTTCACATCAAGCGTCGCAGGTGGCTCAATACCAAAACAGGAAAAGTAGTTTACAGAGACTGGACTGAGGTAGGTAATGGAACGCGAATGACGAGTGAATTCGCGAATTTTTTAAAAGATATCAGTCGATACCAGCCCGAATAGCGCCTGGTCGGTCGGACGGTTCTACGGTATTAACGGCAGAGCTTTGCTACGCCATTACCGTGATTTTCAGAGTGGATTTAAAGATTGGAACCAACGGAAGCATGCCAAGAAGTGGCTGCTATTTCCTCAAAATCTGGGATCTCGCCTATCAATCGACCAGACTAGTCTTTCGCATGGTGAATTGTACACAATCCTTACCAATAAAGCTGCAAAAGGCGGGAAAGGAAGTATAGTTGCCATTGTTGCTGGTACAAAGGCTGAAACGGTTATTGAGATTATCCGTAAAATCCCGGAATCTCTGCGGAAGAAAGTGTCTGAAATTACGCTTGACATGGCTGGCAGCATGACGGTCCGCCGCCGCGGCAATGATCGCTAAGCGATGTTTTCCGCGCGCATTACGGGTCACCGACCGTTTTCACGTGCAAAGGTTAGCTATTGAAGCCTTGCAAGAAATCCGCATCAAACATCGCTGGGAAGCATTAGATCTGGAAAACGATGCCATTGAGCGGGCAAAGGCTAATCAGGTCGAATATCAGCCAGAAGTGTTACCTAATGGTGATACCTTGAAGCAATTATTGGCGCGTGGCAGATATGCGTTGTATAAAAAGCCTAATACGTGGACTGACAATCAAAAAGAGAGGGCTCAACTGCTTTTTGAACTCTTTCCAGACCTTAAAAAAGCATATGATCTGGCTCAGGAGCTAAGCAACATTTTCACCAACACAACCGAAAAGATTTACGGATTAACCAGACTAGCGAAGTGGCATGAAAAAGTCAGGCAGTCAGGCTTCAAATCCTTCAACACCGTCGCCAGATCTATAGAGAATCACTACAAGACCATTGTCAATTATTTTGATAACCGGAGCACCAACGCATCTGCTGAGTCTTTTAATGCTAAGATCAAAGCGTTCAGGGCTCAGTTCCGAGGTGTCAGAAATATCGAATTCTTCTTATATCGCCTCACTCAGCTATATGCTTAATCCAAGTTACTCCACAAGTTTTGGTCTTGATCCAGCATCTGCCCGCGCGGCGTCCGCTTACAAGCAGGGGGTCGGGGACGGTCCGCCGCTGCGGTTCGAATCCCTCAACTCCCACGAAAGCACCGAGAAATCGGTGCTTTTTTTGTTTTTAATCCTTCCCAAGTTCAGCCGCTGCGACGGTTCGCCGCTGCCGATCGAATCCTCAGTTTCCGGATCAGCCCGAAAAGTTGGCGAGCTTCAAATGAAGTTGTTGTTTCTTTCGAAGTAATGAATCATCCAAACATCAGCATGAATTCCGCAAACGGGTAGCGACAAGCTTCGCGTACCTTGTTGCTGGTATTTCCAATGAATCAATTGAAGCTATGAAAACGATATTGCTGCTTCTGCTGGCGGGTATGTTTGCATCTTGTAATGCGAATGATCAGCCGGTCACAAACGAGATGAATATGCGACAGGACAACTTAATCGAGCTGGTAACAAAAAACGACCTCGAAGGCATGAAGAAGGCGCTCGCTGCCGGAGCTAATGTAAATACAAGGGACAATCGTGGACGTACGCTCCTGTTGTTGGCGACTATCGACAAACAAACGGCGATGGCCACGCTGCTCGCCGAGAATGGCGCTGATGCCAATTTGCAGGATGATATTCACGACAGCCCGTTCCTTTACGCAGGGGCTACCGGGCAAACGGAGCTGGTGAAAATTTTCCTGGCTCGTGGCGCGCGGTTTGACATTTTCAACCGGTACAATGGAACCGCATTGATCCCCGCATGCGAACGCGGACACGTGGAAACCGTGAAAGTGCTGGTCGGCACGAAAGGCTTCCCGGTTAATCATGTGAATCGGCTCGGCTGGACCGCATTAATGGAAGCGATAGTGTTGGGAAACGGAAGTAAAAAGTATCAGGAAATCGTGCAGATCCTCAAAGATGGGGGTGCCGATGTTGGAATTCCCGACCACGACGGTGTCACACCGTTGCAGCACGCCAGAAATCGCGGTTTTGCTGAGATTGTGAAGATTTTGGAATGAAAAAACGGAGGACCGGAGAAACGAAGGAAAGGACGGTAGAAGATAATGTGTAGAAAGTGCGAATGGCGGCCGACCGGTCGCCATTTCTTTTAGGATGATTTTTATAATATATAATTTTATTTTATATATAAAATTGGTTACAATTGCGTATCAAATAAAAGCTGATAGGCAATGGAAAACAAACGGTTTGATCCCGACTTTTTTAGGATTATCGAGTTGCTTTTGATGATTGGTCTATTGTCCGCGTGCGGAGAGACGAGTGAAATAGTCGTTCGTGGCGATCTGCGGGGGGCCGATACGTTTCTGGAAGGGAAGCGGATCTTCCTGGAAAATGCAGAAACGCGCTACTTTGTAGATACAACCGTAGTGCGCGATGGACAATTCGAATTCCAAATCGACACGCAAAAGGACTTTATCCCCTTCCGTGCGGCCATCTATTTTGAAACCGGGAATCCCGAATGGCCGCGTCAGTTGATTGGTTATCGAAACCCCTATTTTATGAAGACCGGCGAGGTGAATTTTTATGCGGAAAGAGGTCTGATGGAGCTTCAATTGGATACAATCCGCGTATTTACACCAAAAAATACGGAGGTAATGTTCAACATAAAGGACGTTAATCGGCAAACCAGTACGCTCTTTCACCATTTTAGTTTAAAAACCGGCGCCCAAAATGTTGCCGCTAACCGAGCCTACAATCGGTCGTTGGTCGAGAGGCATCCTTATTCGTTGGATCTGCTGCGCAATTTGAATTTCAGGAAGGCGGCGCTCCAACCCGATGAAGCCAAAGAATTGCTCGCACTTTTCGATCCACAGCTGCATACGAACCCAGTTTATATTACCCTGCAAAACTATGCGATGCTCGAAAACAAAACCGGCAAGGATTTTCCCGCGACAGTCGCGTTGAAAACGGCAGACGACCGGCTTTACGACGAAGCGCTGCTAGATCCAACCAAACATAATCTCATTGTTTTCTGGGCAAGCTGGTGCGGGCCTTGCAGGATGGAAATTCCGCAAATCAAAAAGCTTTACGAGCGCAGTAATGCAAAGCTGAATATCGTAAGCATATCTGTCGATAAGGATCAGGGTGCCTGGAAGGGTGCGATGCAGAAGGAGCAAATGCCCTGGAAGCAATTTCTGTTGCCCGCAGGCGAAACTTACGCGATGCTGGACAAAAAGTACAATCTGGAAACCATTCCCGTTTGGATGCTGCTCGATCACAAGGGCAAAATGATCGAGCAGCATGTGGGTTACGACACCGGCGAAAATGCGATGGATTTAAAAGTGGCCAAGCTTTTGAAATGAATGCAAACTCTACAACCGCACCTCGCCACCAAGCTCCGCCGAGCGCAGCCCCGCTTCCAGCACCTGAATAATCTTTAATCCATCCGCAAAGTCCGGTTTGATGTCCGTATCGTTTTCAATGGCATTCAGAAAGTCAACCACTGCGTGTACGAACGCGTGTTCGTAGCCGATTATGTGCCCGGCGGGCCACCAGTTGCCGGCGTACGGGTGAATGGATTCCGTCGCGAGGATCGTCCGGAAGCCGTGTTCGCCTTTGGTGTCTTCGTTGGAATAGTATTGCAGCTCGTTCATTCGTTCGAGGTCGAAAACGAGACTACCCTTGCTGCCGTAGATTTCGAATGTGAGGCGATTTTTGCGGCCTGTCGCAAAGCGCGTCGCTTCGAACGAGCCGATAGCGCCGTTTTCGAACCTTACCATCATTAATGCCGCGTCTTCGACGGTTACTTCACCCATTTCGTCGCCCTTGGATGCGCCGGAGAGGCTGCCGGTGGCGGTTTCATCGGCGATGGGGCGCTCTTTGATGAAATTCGTGGTGAGTGCGGACACGGACGTAACGTCGCCGATAAGAAAATGGGCCAGGTCGACCGCGTGCGAGTTGAGGTCCCATTGCGGCCCGGCCTGCGCAGTTTCCTTTTTCAATTGCCAGGTGAGCGGAAATGACGGGTCAACGATCCAATCCTGCTGATAGGCACAGCGCCAGTGGAAAATCCGGCCGATTTTGCCCTCTTCGATCATCTTTTTGGCAAGCGCGACAGCCGGGACGCGGCGGTAGTTATGGTTGAGATAGTGCTTCACGCCCGTTTCCTGGCACACTTTCAGCATTTCGGCGGCCTGCTCGCTGGTCATGGAAAGTGGTTTTTCGCAGAAAATATGCTTGCCTGCTTTCGCCGCGGCCAGGGCAACTTCGTAATGAAGGTTCTGAGGCAATGCGATGTCGATGATATCGATGTCGGGCCGGGTCACGAGTTTTTGCCAATCAGGTTCGGTTTCTTCCCAGCCCCAGTTTTGGGCAAACTCCGAGAGGGATTCCTGATGGCGGCCGCAGGCTGCTTTGAGGACCGGCGTTGAAGGCGTATCGAAAAACAACGGCGCCTTGATCCACGCATTACTGTGCGCGCGACCCATGAATTTGTAACCGACTATGCCAACATTGATCTGTTTTTTCATGAAAAATTTGTGTGGTTAAGATGATGTGCTGAACTGATTTTGCCAAAAGTATTAAATCTGGATGATTGGATTTAATTCGTAAATTCCTATACCCGACATTTACTCAAACTGCACACTATATCTATGAAACAACTTGTCCAGAATCTCCGGACGGGAGAGACATTCGTATTGAAAGTGCCCGTACCGCTCGCCAGAAAGGGCTATGTGCTCATCCGAAGCCGGAAAAGCCTCATTTCTGCCGGCACGGAACGAATGCTGGTCCGGTTTGCCAAAGCCGGTTTTTTAGCCAAAGCCCGCCAGCAGCCCGATAAGCTGCGCCTCGTTCTCGACAAAATCAGGACCGATGGCTTTTTGAAAACGACACGCTCAGTGCTCCGCAGGCTGGATCAGCTCCTGCCGTTAGGTTATTGTAATGTGGGCGAAATAGTGGCGATAGGCGACGGCGTGGAGGGCTTTACCATTGGTGACCGGGTGGTGAGCAATGGTCCGCACGCGGAAATGGTGTGTGTGCCGGTAAACCTGGTTGCAAAAGTACCAGCCAATGTGCCCGACGACGAGGCCGCATTCGCGGTGCTGGGTGCTGTGGGGCTGCATGCCGTACGTTTGCTCGCGCCGGCGCTGGGCGAGCGCGTGGCGGTAATCGGACTGGGGCTGGTCGGTTTGATGGTGGTGGACCTGCTGCTCGCGCAGGGATGCCAGCCCATTGGCCTGGAACCGGATGAGGCACGGATGCGAATCGCGGACAAGAAAGGAATCCCGGTGCTCAATCCGCTCAAAACGGCCCCGGCAGCCATTCTGGAACGATATGGCGAAATGGACGCGGTGATCATCACAGCCTCGGGGAAGTCGCCGGGAATTATTTCAATGGCCTCTGCGATCTGTCGGAAAAGAGGCAAAATCGTGCTTACAGGCGATGTCCCGCTGCATCTGAACCGCTCCGATTTTTATCAAAAAGAACTTACATTCCAGGTTTCCTGCGCCTACGGGCCCGGGCGCTACGACCACGCGTACGAGGAATTGGGGCTTGACTATCCCTTACCGTACGTCCGCTGGACAGAAAATCGCAATTTCCAGGAAGTGCTGCGACTGCTCGCGAGTGGAGCCCTTCGCGTAATACCGCTGATTTCGGGTCACATTACATTGGAGGACTATTCTAAAATTCACACGAATAAGGCAAAACCGCTGGGAATAGTGATTGACTACGACGGTAAATGCAAGTCCGATGAACCTTTGATCGTTGAGCGGGTAAAGACATTCGGTAGGGCAAAAGTGGTGGCTGCGGTCATCGGGGCGGGAAATTTTGCCGGTATGACGCTGTTACCCTCTCTTCGTGGAAAGCCGGTTAAATACATCGCGAGTTCAGGCGGGTTAAGGGCCGCTGAACTAGCCCAAAAGCACGGCATTCCGCTAGTACTTTCAGATTACCGGCAGATTTTGGAGGACAACGAGGTCAATCTGGTGATCATCGCGACGCGCCACGACCAGCACGTGCCCATTGTGATTGATGCATTGCAGGCCGGGAAGCATGTTTTTGTTGAAAAGCCGCTGGCGATCGATGCGCAGGGTATTGATGCCGTGCAATCAGCCTTCAAGCAAGCGCCCGCACCCGTTTCACTCACCGTTGGCTTCAACAGAAGATACGCGCCGCAGATTTTGAAAATGTGCGAATTGCTGGATGGCGCACCGATGAACATCACAATCACCGTGAATGCGGGTAACATCTCGGAAAATGCGTGGGTGCACGACGGCACGCGGGGCGGCGGTCGGTTGGTTGGCGAAGCATGTCATTTTATTGATTTGGTGACATGGCTGGCGCAGAGCCCCGTAAAGGAAGTTTGTGCCAATGCCCTCACTGTTCGCGGTTGTATGAGTGCTGAAAATGTAAGTGTGCTGATGCGTCTCGAAAATGGCTCTGCCGGAGTCGTTAACTATTTTTCAAACGGTCATGGTGGTTATCCAAAGGAGCGCGTGGAGGTACATTCGCTCGGGCGAACATTGGTTCTGGACAATTTCAGAAAGCTTACCGGCTATGGTTTTCGGGATTTCAACGAGGAAAAGCTGCAACCGAATAAAGGACATCAAGAGCAATTCGATAGGTTGTTTGAACACATTTCCACCGGAAAAGGACCGCTTATGCGGGCAGAAGAGATCTGGAATTCGAGCCGGGCCGCATTGGCGGCGCGGGATAGCCTGTGGATGGGCGGTTGGGTGAAAGTAGTATGAAAATGCTCCGGGACTTGTCGCTGCTTTGGCATATTGTTCGCCAAATGGGCTGGGGATATGTACTTTTTCGCGCTGGTTATTGGCTAGAAGGCAAAACCGGCTTGCTCCGACTTCGTTTTCCCAAACGATCAACCAGGCGATCGTTCATTAGCCTCCGGGAATGGCGAGATCGCAACCCTGCATTTCTCTTCGATCCTCATGAGGTGAATGTGAGCAGGAATGCGGGGCTTCACGAGTTGAAGTGGCGGGTTAGCCAAATCAGGCGCCGGAGGTTTCAGTATTTCAGCAGTCAATGGTTTGATGTTCACGATTGGCATACTAATCCGCTGACAGGCTATCGGTACAATGTGAATGAGCATTGGTCGCTAGTGGATGACTTTTCGGTAACGGCGGGAGATATCAAATATGTCTGGGAAAAATCGAGGTTTACATTTCTGTATGACCTCATTCGATATGACTATCATTTCAATGAGGATCAATCTGCGGAGGCTTTCACACTGATTTCCGATTGGATCGCTCAAAATCCCGTCAATCGCGGCCCGAACTGGAAATGCAGCCAGGAAATCGCCCTGCGTGTGTTAAACTGGACTTTTGCATTGCATTACTTTCGAGGCTCGCACGCATTGAACCAAAGTCTACTCGATCAAATACTGTGCAGCATTTACGACCAAATCCGGCATGTTGCCCAAAACATCCGTTTTTCCAGGACTGCCGTCCGCAACAACCATATCCTTACCGAAGCAATGGGCCTTTTTACAACCGGGTTAACATTCCCGTTTTTCCCCGAAAGTCCGGAATGGGAAAAGGCAGGCAAGGAGTTATTTGAAAGAGAAATCATCACGCAAATCGCGCCGGATGGAACGTATCTGCAATTTTCCATGAACTATCACCGGGTGGTAGTGCAACTGCTCACCTGGGGAATCCGGCTGGGCGAGGTGCATGGCGATTGTCTCTGCGAAACCGTTTATGCACAGGCGAAGGCTTCGCTGGTGTTTCTGAGAACCTGCCAGGATGATAGCAATGGTCAACTTCCTCACTACGGGCATTGCGACGGCGCCCTGTTTTTTCCGCTATCGGAGTGTGAGTTCAGGGATTTTCGCCCTCAAATGGCTGCTTTGGCAAATGTGCAGGGTGTTGATTTGGGTTATCAGACGGGAAAATGGTTGGAGGAAAGCCATTGGTTGTGTGGACATCGCCGACCGATAGCGGCACAAATCAATCCCCGCTGCTTGTCAACTTTCCGGGATGGGGGCTACCATGTTATCCGAAATGCCGGCACAATTACATTCCTGCGCTGCGGAAGTTACAAGAGCCGGCCATTTCAGGCAGATAACAATCATCTCGATATCTGGATAAATGGTCGAAATATCCTGCGCGACGCCGGAACGTGGCTTTACAATGCCGATGAGGAATCGACGCGGTATTTTTCCGGCACCCGCTCGCATAACACGGTTACGATCGGTGATTTCGACCAAATGCAGAAAGACCGGCGTTTCATTTGGACGCACTGGATCACCAGCGCCAATGGCCAATGCGGCCGCGGCAACGATGAATGCTGGATTGAAGCCGAGTTCGAGGGGTTTCGCCATGTAGGCAAGGATATCGTCCACAAGCGGCGTGTCATAAAGCAGGTTGGCCGGCTCCACTGGGTAATCGAGGACTGGGTAGCGAACGTGCCGACCGGCTTGCAAGTCCGGCAGCGATGGCATCCCGATGAACATTTCAGCCGCGATTTCTGCATCCGGACGTTCGACGAGCACGGACATGAAATTCTTCCTGTCGTCGACTCGGGCTGGTATTCAGCTTTTTATGGTCATAAAATCCAAAGTAATATGCTGGTTTTCGAAACTTCCGGGAATTATTTCAAAACCATCATCGAAAAAATATAAGTGACCAATGCACCAGGTTGTCGTATCAATGGAAAACGACAACTTGAACATGCATATCCTGCTCATTCACCAATATTTTCTGGAAGACAATGCCGGCGGCGGCTCGCGGTGGAACGAGATGGCGCGGATCTGGGCCGAGGAGGGGCATGCCGTGACGGTGATCGCCGGGGATATCCATTATATGCACGAAACCGGGGCGGGAGTGAGGCGTGAGCGTTTCGCAGTCGGTGTGAATGGGGACGGCGTCACGGTCATTCGCTGCAAGTTGCCGCGAAATTATCATATCGGCTTGCGGGGACGGTATTGGGGCTATGTGTTTTTCGCGATGGCCGCCGTGTATGCCGGTCTGCGCAGGGCGGTTTCGGTATATGACTGCATTATAGCCACGTCGCCACCACTATTTGCAGGCATTCCGGGGCTGATTCTTTCTAAATGGAAGCGCATTCCGTTCGTTTTCGAGATCCGCGATTTATGGCCGGAGTCAGCCGTTGAAATGGGTATAGTCAAAAACCGGATGCTCATTCGGCTGGCAGTTTTATTTGAAAAATACCTCTACCGAACAGCCGCGCGGATCATCGTGCTGACGCCCGCCTTTCGCGAAAAGCTGATCCTGACGAAAGGGGTTGAGCGTGAAAAAATAGTGTTAATCCCTAACGCGGCAGACTTTCGATGGAGTGAACAGGCGCTGGCAAGCTCGGCCCCGGTCGCATTACGCGCAAAGCTTGGCCTCGAAAAGAAATTTGTGATTATTTACGTAGGCGCACATGGATTGGCGAACGATCTCATTCAACTCTTGCACGCCGCTGCATTGCTCCGCGATACGGATGCGCACTTTCTGATGGTGGGCGATGGCATGCAGAAGCAAATGCTGATGGACAAAGTGGCGGCATTGGGCCTGCATAATGTCTCATTTCTGGACCCGGTGCCTAAGGAGGAAATTTTCCATTACATTATCATGGCTGACGCCGGAGTAGCTGTTTTGAAGAAAGCAGAGGTTTTTAAAACCATTTACAGTAACAAAACATTTGACTACCTCTCCTGCAAAAAACCGGTGCTGATGGCGATCGACGGCATTTCGCGCATATTGATAGAACAAGCAGCGGCAGGGCTGTTCGCCGAGCCGGGCAATGCGGCAAACTTTGCGGATAAAGTGCGGGTTTATATGAACGACCGGGCGCTTTTGCGCAAACATGGTGAAAATGGCTATGACTTTGTCCGGCGGAATTTTGATCGCGGCGTGCTGGCGAAAGATTTGTTGAAAGGACTTCAAAAGATGCGCGTGAGCAATTGTAAAACAGACCGTTTCGTAAGCTGAAAAGTGAACCGAATGTGTCTACGAGGGGTTTCTTAATAAATGAAACTCGAATGAAAAACATCGCACATTTGCTCCCCGAATCGGTTAGAAACGGGGCATATACATATTCCGGTTACATGCAGTTGATGGAACAGGTCGTTCTCGAAAACCGGACCACCGGACCCAAGCAGTCCGAAGAGCTCAGCCATTATACAAAGCTCAATCTGGCCAGAATGCAGCGGCTCAACAAAAAGGTTACTGTTAGCGATTCGTTGAAGGAAGTTATCGAACAGATAGACATCCCGCAAACCTGGTATATCCTTACCGAAGCCTGGTGTGGCGATGCGGCCCAGAATATCCCGCCGATAGTGGCGGCCTCGCTGGCCAACCCATTGATCACCGTTAAATTGCTGCTTCGCGACGAAAATCTGGACCTGATGGGCGCATATCTGACAAACGGAGGCAAATCTATCCCCAAGCTCATCGCGGTGGACGAGGATTTTAACGAGCTCTTCACCTGGGGGCCGCGCCCGGCGGGGGCTCAGATGCTCTTGCGGGAGTACAAAGCGAATCCGGTGAAGCCTTACAGTGAGTTTGCGGAGGATATCCAGCGCTGGTACATTGCGGATAAAAACGAGTCGCTGCACCGCGAATTGCAGGAGCTTTTGGAAGCAGTGGCCGTGGATAAGTAAGTTTTTAAACCGTTTACTCTATATTTGTCGTAGGGTAAATGCAATACCAACGAACAGGGATTTTGTCAGAATACTTTAAAAATATATCCGACGGCATCAGTACGACCCTCACGGGCATGCGGCTGACGTTACGGCACCTCTGGAATGCGCGCAAAAGCCGTAAGCCTGCGGATATCCGTTCATCCAGCTTTTACGACCAGCAGGATGGGATCGTCACCATCCAATACCCCCAGGAAACCATTCCCATTCCAGACAATGGCAGGTACCGTTTGCACAATGAAATGGACGACTGCATTGTTTGCGACAAATGTGCGAAGGTTTGTCCCGTGGATTGTATTGACATTGAGCCTATTAAAGCCGTAGAGGACGTTGGTCGCGCCTCCGACGGTTCGCCGATCCGTT includes:
- a CDS encoding alginate lyase family protein, with the translated sequence MLRDLSLLWHIVRQMGWGYVLFRAGYWLEGKTGLLRLRFPKRSTRRSFISLREWRDRNPAFLFDPHEVNVSRNAGLHELKWRVSQIRRRRFQYFSSQWFDVHDWHTNPLTGYRYNVNEHWSLVDDFSVTAGDIKYVWEKSRFTFLYDLIRYDYHFNEDQSAEAFTLISDWIAQNPVNRGPNWKCSQEIALRVLNWTFALHYFRGSHALNQSLLDQILCSIYDQIRHVAQNIRFSRTAVRNNHILTEAMGLFTTGLTFPFFPESPEWEKAGKELFEREIITQIAPDGTYLQFSMNYHRVVVQLLTWGIRLGEVHGDCLCETVYAQAKASLVFLRTCQDDSNGQLPHYGHCDGALFFPLSECEFRDFRPQMAALANVQGVDLGYQTGKWLEESHWLCGHRRPIAAQINPRCLSTFRDGGYHVIRNAGTITFLRCGSYKSRPFQADNNHLDIWINGRNILRDAGTWLYNADEESTRYFSGTRSHNTVTIGDFDQMQKDRRFIWTHWITSANGQCGRGNDECWIEAEFEGFRHVGKDIVHKRRVIKQVGRLHWVIEDWVANVPTGLQVRQRWHPDEHFSRDFCIRTFDEHGHEILPVVDSGWYSAFYGHKIQSNMLVFETSGNYFKTIIEKI
- a CDS encoding Gfo/Idh/MocA family protein — its product is MKKQINVGIVGYKFMGRAHSNAWIKAPLFFDTPSTPVLKAACGRHQESLSEFAQNWGWEETEPDWQKLVTRPDIDIIDIALPQNLHYEVALAAAKAGKHIFCEKPLSMTSEQAAEMLKVCQETGVKHYLNHNYRRVPAVALAKKMIEEGKIGRIFHWRCAYQQDWIVDPSFPLTWQLKKETAQAGPQWDLNSHAVDLAHFLIGDVTSVSALTTNFIKERPIADETATGSLSGASKGDEMGEVTVEDAALMMVRFENGAIGSFEATRFATGRKNRLTFEIYGSKGSLVFDLERMNELQYYSNEDTKGEHGFRTILATESIHPYAGNWWPAGHIIGYEHAFVHAVVDFLNAIENDTDIKPDFADGLKIIQVLEAGLRSAELGGEVRL
- a CDS encoding bi-domain-containing oxidoreductase, translated to MKQLVQNLRTGETFVLKVPVPLARKGYVLIRSRKSLISAGTERMLVRFAKAGFLAKARQQPDKLRLVLDKIRTDGFLKTTRSVLRRLDQLLPLGYCNVGEIVAIGDGVEGFTIGDRVVSNGPHAEMVCVPVNLVAKVPANVPDDEAAFAVLGAVGLHAVRLLAPALGERVAVIGLGLVGLMVVDLLLAQGCQPIGLEPDEARMRIADKKGIPVLNPLKTAPAAILERYGEMDAVIITASGKSPGIISMASAICRKRGKIVLTGDVPLHLNRSDFYQKELTFQVSCAYGPGRYDHAYEELGLDYPLPYVRWTENRNFQEVLRLLASGALRVIPLISGHITLEDYSKIHTNKAKPLGIVIDYDGKCKSDEPLIVERVKTFGRAKVVAAVIGAGNFAGMTLLPSLRGKPVKYIASSGGLRAAELAQKHGIPLVLSDYRQILEDNEVNLVIIATRHDQHVPIVIDALQAGKHVFVEKPLAIDAQGIDAVQSAFKQAPAPVSLTVGFNRRYAPQILKMCELLDGAPMNITITVNAGNISENAWVHDGTRGGGRLVGEACHFIDLVTWLAQSPVKEVCANALTVRGCMSAENVSVLMRLENGSAGVVNYFSNGHGGYPKERVEVHSLGRTLVLDNFRKLTGYGFRDFNEEKLQPNKGHQEQFDRLFEHISTGKGPLMRAEEIWNSSRAALAARDSLWMGGWVKVV